Genomic segment of Raphanus sativus cultivar WK10039 unplaced genomic scaffold, ASM80110v3 Scaffold2157, whole genome shotgun sequence:
agtCTATTAAAACTCATCATTTATTGAAACTCATagttattgaaaaaaataaaacgacCAATATAAAAACCCAAATAATAGCAAAACCAAATAATAGCAAAacaacaaatgaaacaaaatccAACCAAATCTTTATCCCCACGCAGCTTTGACTACTCCCCAGCATTCTTTTCCACCTTGATGATCTTAGAGTATCTCTTCTTTGAAGTAGAAGAAATGTCATGAACAGCTTTGTCTACTTTTCGTTTTGACAGTGGAGTTGAAGATGAACATGTGTTGTCTTCACTTTCAATGCTAACAAAAGatacctacaaaaaaaaatgtgattaGGATATTTAAGTTCAAAAGTTAAATGATGCTTAATCTtatactttattaaaaacagtGAAAACTTTAACAAACCTGTTCTGATGGACGATCAGATGAAACAATGTCAGTCTGATTGGTGTCTTCAGTTTTATCATCGTCAGACTGTAAGATTATTTCATCAGCAGACCAAGTCTTcccaatattaaatatattggATCCATAATCAACATTGTCTTTGCTCACGTAGacaccaaatttgaaagtttttCCAATCATATCAGTAATAACGTCAGGCAAGTCTTCTGGATCCTCAACCTTCATagaaagatataaaaatttcataattgtcaaattCAAACCATAATTTGCAAGTTAAATGACTAACTATACATACCTCTTCCAGAGAACCATTTAAGAGCACTTCAGCACTTATTCCCAAAATGGGTTCAGCAATGGTATCAAGCAACATCACTTTAGTTTCACCAGTCTCATCCTTTAGTAGGAGATGTAGTTTAAACCTAACAGCAGTGGATAAATTAGTGAAGTCATAGATCGTAAACATAATTGATTCAAGTTAAAGAAACATACTTAGGTGCAACATTGGTTACTGACTGATGGCATGTTTCACAATACCACAAATGTTTCACTGGCACCAAATCCTTGTTAGTAATGTTAGTCACCTTCTTGTAGTGGCACTTAATACAACCAAAATAGTACCATGCATAGTCTGTGTCTATTGCATAAACTGTTGCTCTAACAATGCATTTCTCaatctaaaaaaataacattctGTGTTAGTAAATGTTTAAGGCTATAATGCAAAACAATTTATCAGTAAAAAGTAAATGTGTAGATTataatacaaaacaatttatcagtaaaaatgtaaaattaaccTCAGTTGCCATTACGATATCCAAAATTGTTCTCTCTGGATAAAGAGACCACTTATCTGGTTGGCGTTTGTTTCCTTGAGGTTTTACAACCTCAAGAGAACCAGCAGTGAGAGCCAACTTATTATCTGGCATCCTAAAAGGGTTATAAAACATTTGCGTAAGAACGTTTGTATATTAAGCACAAGATAAAATTATTATGAGATTAGAATAGAACGTATTACATTAGATAGTCATTCACATCAAATCCAGACGGATTGATCTCCACACTTGAAATTTCAAATGCACTTGTGACCTGGACTTGGCctacaataatttttaaaaattactacttttaatcaaaatcatattataaGTTACGAATCCTTCATAGTTTAGTAGATATTTTACCTTTGTAAACATTGATTTTAGCAAATCTCAGTAAACAGATAAAATTTTTATCCACTTGAGCGACTTTGTATGCATATAGCATATGTTCAGCAAAACGACCCCAAAGACAACATGCTATTTGGAGACCACtgtcaaagaaaagaaagtaaaaacaaTAAACACACATTTATATACATGTGAAATGTCTATTTGCGAAAGGTTGTATTCATAACTTACTCTGTATCCCTCAAAGTAAGTTCCAGCTTCTTCGTTTCTTTACTTTGGACTGGAACAACTTGCATATCTCCAATCTCGGTTGCTTGACCAACAACATCTTCaacaacatataaaaaaatattaatatcattatatataaacaaaaagataGATAGATTTATGAGGAAAACAGTTAAGTTACCAATAAGAAAATTAGAATCAAGACTTCCATTAATGATTTCCTGAAACGTTGCTAATGACAAAAAACAGTCGTCATTTTTCAGAGAGGATTCGGTGACGTTGGAGCTATTTATGATCGACAGCTTGAATCCATGGCTAGTCGGTCGGTACTTTCCAGCAGTTGGGGTCACTGAGAAATTCTCAATGAACCTCCACTGTCCAACGTGCAGTTTCTTAACACGACCAAGGAAGACTCTTTTGCAGGTACAATGAATTTTAACACCCTAcattaacattaaaaaaatatagtttagtcGATTGCAGATCAAACTTTGTTAGAATAACAGATAACAAACAGAAACACTTACTGTCTTGTCTGCTagtatgaagtgaagagagtcTCCACCAGGGTAATTCGAATGTTGAGTCCATGAATGTAGTACTTTTACTTCAATCTTCCAAGTTGTTTTAAATGGTTTGACATTTTTCAACAACGTTATTCCGTCGGATGTAACCATAGCCATTTGGGAGTTTTGTTTGTCGAGATGTGATGAAAAGATTAGGTGATGGAAGCCTTTTTATAGTGGAAGCATCGAGAGCATATTCTGAAtctgatattttaaattttatacggTTGTATCGATAGGGATTAGGATATAATTTTGTTAAGATTTAGAagatatatcataatatttctGTTATAatcttttaattgatttaaagtTTGATATTATCTGGCTTTTTCACATCGATTATTATCTTGATAAAATATAGGTTAGTTGAGATTTTAAACATTTAAGTAGTAGAATATTCTCATCTAATATTATCATGCGATATTATCTTCACAAAAATATAGGTAATTGGATTTTAAACTTCTATTTTCTGTCTAACAGTGGTTTATTGTTGTTTATTAGGAAAATCGGGTCGATGGAGTGTATACCAAGTCCTGTAAACCAATGATAAAGGTCCAAAAGATATCGTCTCTTTCACGTGCTGAAAAGCTAGAAGATGAAACTGGTAGAAGAGTGTTATATTGAAAACGAACTAATATAGATTTGgaattataaataatatcaaataGTGAACAGGAAGTGAAAGGTGATCACAGAAAATATGAGGTAATAATAAGAACAAACTGATGTATTATGTAAGTGAAGAGTTGTACCTTTGACTCATAAGAAAATTATGATTTTGGGTAACATTGTTGATGATGtatatttgattataaatatgGATTGATTGTCTTATTAGTATGCTCGATGAAGAACTTATATATGAGTGTAATATGTATGGTAAGTACGTAaatgtttattataaatatagtttaaaaatatgacTATAACTGATGTATTCGTTGAAGATGTGTTGGATTATAAAGGTTGGTAGTTATCCA
This window contains:
- the LOC130505301 gene encoding uncharacterized protein LOC130505301 isoform X1, with the protein product MQNNKVQLPQKYSLEKVPQYQKIQVCILCIAWGNKCSEGILKGIPITIWLKEDSVTLELFMIDSLNPWLVGRYFPAVGVTEKFSMNLHCPTCSFLTRPRKTLLQENRVDGVYTKSCKPMIKVQKISSLSRAEKLEDETGRRVLY
- the LOC130505301 gene encoding uncharacterized protein LOC130505301 isoform X3, with the protein product MYDSLCIAWGNKCSEGILKGIPITIWLKEDSVTLELFMIDSLNPWLVGRYFPAVGVTEKFSMNLHCPTCSFLTRPRKTLLQENRVDGVYTKSCKPMIKVQKISSLSRAEKLEDETGRRVLY
- the LOC130505301 gene encoding uncharacterized protein LOC130505301 isoform X2, with protein sequence MQNNKVQLPQKYSLEKVPQYQKIQDSLCIAWGNKCSEGILKGIPITIWLKEDSVTLELFMIDSLNPWLVGRYFPAVGVTEKFSMNLHCPTCSFLTRPRKTLLQENRVDGVYTKSCKPMIKVQKISSLSRAEKLEDETGRRVLY